The DNA sequence TCAAAAGGAAGAAATATTGTTATGTACTCAACTGAAGGCGGTATGGATATTGAAACTGTGGCTGAAAAAACACCGCATCTGATTCATAAAGAAGAAATTGATCCGAAAATAGGTTTGTTACCGTTTCAAGCAAGAAAAATTGCTTTTAATCTCGGATTGGAAGGGAATGCTTTTAAAGAAATGACAAAATTTGTAAGTTCATTATATACTGCTTATGAAAAGAGTGATGCTTCTATGTTTGAAATAAATCCTGTTTTAAAAACATCTGATAATAAAATCCTTGCTGTTGATTCAAAAGTGAATCTTGATGATAATGCATTATTCAGGCATAAAGATTTGGCTGCAATGAGAGACCTTTCAGAAGAAGACCCTGCTGAAGTTGAAGCAGGAAAATACAATTTGAATTTTGTAAAATTGGATGGTAATGTCGGATGTATGGTAAACGGAGCAGGATTGGCAATGGCTACAATGGACATTATTAAGATGTCTGGCGGTTCACCTGCAAACTTTTTGGATGTAGGCGGTACAGCTAATGCTGAAACTGTTGAAGCCGGATTTAGAATAATATTAAAAGATGAGAACGTAAAAGCAATTTTATTAAATATTTTCGGTGGTATTGTTCGATGCGATCGTGTTGCTCAAGGTGTTGTTGATGCATATAAATCAATAGGTGATATTAAGATTCCTGTTATTGTAAGACTTCAGGGAACAAATGCAAAAGAAGGAGCAGATTTGATTAATAATTCCGGTTTAAAAGTACATTCTGCAATTACTTTGCAAGAAGCAGCTGATCTTGTGGAAAAGTTAGTATAATATACCGGTCAGTGAGAATAGTTCAGCACAAGTTTTTGTTGTTTATATTTATAAGTAGTGTAATGTCAAATCTAATTTGTCGCACCCAAACCCGTCTGACCGCTTGGAGCGGTCGGACAGATTGCGATATTTTACGTCAGAATACACTTGACTTAACAATAGTTTCTGTTACATTGTTTCATTACAAATGTAAAAAAATATTAAATTATGTAATAATTGTTATTTTATTTACGTTTGCATTTTGTTATTAATAAATTAAAATAAAGTAGATGTTAAAGAATTTGTTATTGATTACATTTATAGTAATTAGTTTTGCAGGTAGAGCATATAGTCAAAGTTCAACTTCAATCGGACAAGAGTTGAATGCCATAACAACAGGTGTTCCTTTTTTGACAATAGCTCCTGATGCTCGTTCAGGCGCCATGGGTGATGTAGGTGTTGCATCTTCACCCGATGCCAATTCAATTCATTGGAATGCGGCAAAATATGCATTTATTGAAGAAGATATATCATTGAATCTTTCGTATATTCCTTGGTTAAGAAATTTAGTAAAAGATATAAACTTTCAAAATATGTCAGGTTCATATCGTTTAAATAAAAACCAGACAATTGCTGCATCACTGATGTATTTTTCTTTGGGAAATATTACTTTTACGAATATTTCCGGTCAAAAAATTATGGATTTTAAACCAAATGAATTTTCTTTTGATCTTGCTTATGCTTTAAAATTATCTCAAAATTTTTCAGGAGGTATTACCTTCAGATATATTCATTCGAATTTAACAGGAAGAGTTCCGACAGCAGATTCACAAACTCCTACAAAACCGGGAAATGCTGTTGCAGGTGATCTGTCTTTTTTCTATACAAAAGAAATGCAATTGGAAAATAAAACAGGAAGATTAAATCTTGGTGTAAATATTTCAAACCTCGGAAGTAAGATTTCATACAGCAATGATTCATATTATGATGATTTTTTGCCTGCAAATTTAAGAATTGGAGCAGCATATAAATTACAATTGGATGAATATAATTCAATTACTGCCTTGTTTGATATAAATAAATTATTAGTTCCTACACCACCTTTTTACGGACCTGATACAACTTCAACAGGAGAACTTGTAGAGCACGGACTTCCTGATGATGTTTCTACACCTGTCGGGATATTTCAATCGTTTTATGATGCTCCGGGAGGTTTTAAAGAAGAGATGCATGAGTTGATGTATTCTGTGGGACTTGAATATTGGTATATAAATCAATTTGCAATAAGAGCAGGTTATTTTGATGAACACGGAACAAAAGGTAACAGGAAGTTTTTTACAATGGGAATAGGTGTAAAATTGAATGTATTAAGTTTTGATTTTGCCTATGTTGTGCCTACAGCAGGTCGTCAAAATCCTCTTGCAAATACACTTCGGT is a window from the Bacteroidales bacterium genome containing:
- the sucC gene encoding ADP-forming succinate--CoA ligase subunit beta, encoding MNLHEYQGKELLKSFGVRIQEGIVADTPDEAVKAAKQLTEQTGTSWWVVKAQIHAGGRGKGGGVKLAKSLDEVKELADNIIGMQLITHQTGPEGKKVNKVLIAQDVYYPGETETSEFYMSVLLDRSKGRNIVMYSTEGGMDIETVAEKTPHLIHKEEIDPKIGLLPFQARKIAFNLGLEGNAFKEMTKFVSSLYTAYEKSDASMFEINPVLKTSDNKILAVDSKVNLDDNALFRHKDLAAMRDLSEEDPAEVEAGKYNLNFVKLDGNVGCMVNGAGLAMATMDIIKMSGGSPANFLDVGGTANAETVEAGFRIILKDENVKAILLNIFGGIVRCDRVAQGVVDAYKSIGDIKIPVIVRLQGTNAKEGADLINNSGLKVHSAITLQEAADLVEKLV
- the porV gene encoding type IX secretion system outer membrane channel protein PorV, which gives rise to MLKNLLLITFIVISFAGRAYSQSSTSIGQELNAITTGVPFLTIAPDARSGAMGDVGVASSPDANSIHWNAAKYAFIEEDISLNLSYIPWLRNLVKDINFQNMSGSYRLNKNQTIAASLMYFSLGNITFTNISGQKIMDFKPNEFSFDLAYALKLSQNFSGGITFRYIHSNLTGRVPTADSQTPTKPGNAVAGDLSFFYTKEMQLENKTGRLNLGVNISNLGSKISYSNDSYYDDFLPANLRIGAAYKLQLDEYNSITALFDINKLLVPTPPFYGPDTTSTGELVEHGLPDDVSTPVGIFQSFYDAPGGFKEEMHELMYSVGLEYWYINQFAIRAGYFDEHGTKGNRKFFTMGIGVKLNVLSFDFAYVVPTAGRQNPLANTLRFTLGLNIANLGE